One segment of Chelonia mydas isolate rCheMyd1 chromosome 13, rCheMyd1.pri.v2, whole genome shotgun sequence DNA contains the following:
- the HNF4A gene encoding hepatocyte nuclear factor 4-alpha produces the protein MIMRLSKALIDMEMADYSAALDPAYTTLEFENMQVLAMGNDTSPSDATNLNAANSIGVSALCSICGDRATGKHYGASSCDGCKGFFRRSVRKNHMYSCRFNRQCVVDKDKRNQCRYCRLKKCFRAGMKKEAVQNERDRISTRRSSYEDSSLPSINVLLQAEVLAQQISSPISVINGDIRGKKIANITDVCESMKQQLLVLVEWAKYIPAFCELPLDDQVALLRAHAGEHLLLGAAKRSMVFKDILLLGNDHIIPRNCPELVEVIRVAIRILDELVLPFQELQIDDNEYACLKAIIFFDPDAKGLSDPTKIKRMRYQVQVSLEDYINDRQYDSRGRFGELLLLLPTLQSITWQMIEQIQFVKLFGMAKIDNLLQEMLLGGSSSETPHAHHPLHPHLIQENLGTNVIVANTMPAQMHNGQMSTPETPQPSPPAGSGSEQYKLLPGAIATVAKQPASIPQPTITKQEVI, from the exons ACACGTCTCCATCAGACGCGACAAACCTCAACGCCGCCAATAGCATTGGGGTGAGCGCGCTGTGCTCCATCTGCGGGGACCGTGCCACGGGGAAGCACTATGGGGCCTCCAGCTGTGATGGCTGCAAAGGCTTCTTCAGGAGGAGCGTCAGGAAGAACCACATGTACTCTTGCAG gtTTAACAGGCAGTGTGTTGTAGATAAGGACAAAAGAAACCAGTGTCGATACTGCAGGCTAAAGAAGTGCTTTCGAGCAGGGATGAAGAAAGAAG CTGTACAAAATGAACGTGATCGAATCAGCACCCGGCGATCCAGTTATGAAGACAGCAGCTTGCCTTCCATCAACGTCTTACTGCAGGCAGAAGTCCTTGCACAACAG ATATCATCCCCAATTTCTGTGATCAACGGAGACATCCGAGGGAAGAAGATTGCGAACATAACAGATGTGTGTGAATCCATGAAGCAGCAGTTGCTGGTGCTGGTGGAGTGGGCCAAGTACATCCCGGCCTTCTGTGAGCTTCCCTTGGATGATCAG GTGGCACTGCTGAGGGCACACGCAGGAGAACACCTGCTCCTGGGAGCTGCTAAGAGGTCCATGGTGTTCAAAGACATCTTGCTATTAG GAAATGACCACATAATCCCCCGGAACTGCCCTGAGCTGGTGGAGGTGATCCGTGTGGCCATCCGAATCCTCGATGAGCTGGTCCTGCCATTCCAGGAGCTGCAGATTGATGACAATGAATATGCCTGCTTGAAAGCCATCATCTTTTTTGACCCAG ACGCCAAAGGGCTGAGCGACCCCACCAAGATCAAGCGGATGCGGTACCAGGTGCAGGTCAGCCTGGAGGATTACATCAATGACCGGCAGTATGACTCGCGGGGCCGCTTTGGcgagctgctgctcctgctgcccacCCTGCAGAGCATCACCTGGCAGATGATTGAGCAGATTCAGTTTGTCAAACTCTTTGGCATGGCCAAGATTGACAACCTGCTGCAGGAGATGCTGCTAGGGG GCTCGTCAAGTGAAACGCCTCATGCTCACCACCCTCTGCACCCGCATCTGATCCAGGAGAATCTGGGGACGAATGTCATAGTAGCGAACACGATGCCCGCTCAGATGCACAATGGGCAGATGT CCACTCCGGAAACGCCTCAGCCTTCCCCCCCTGCAGGCTCAGGATCTGAGCAATACAAACTACTCCCTGGGGCCATCGCTACTGTAGCAAAACAGCCAGCCTCAATCCCACAACCCACCATCACAAAACAAGAAGTCATCTAG